The sequence AATATTGCAACGCAGTCTTTACAGAGAAATAGTGAGATGTTGTGGGACCTGTGTGTAACCTTACTCTGGATCACTGTGACACACGGagattgtgtgtttaatatGTTCGGCTACGTTAACTACTAATTAGCTCATAAACTATTGCTGCCTACatgaaaaacaattttttcTAGTAAATCGATTTACCTCCCGATTATGTTCTCGATTAATCAATAATCCTTGTGTCTCAGACTCCTCAGATATTGTGTTGTCCGATCTAGAGTTTAGAACCTAAAGATATTCAGTGAATGATATTGTacgagaaagaaaaacattgtgttcTTACATTTGAGAGGTAGAACCAGACAAAGAGACATAAGTCAGTTATCAAACTAGATGCAGTTTAGTATTATAATCGTTGCAGCTCCAGTGTAAACAGTGAATGGCTTTGACTGATCAGATGCTTGTCTTCACAGTGGCTGGTTGGATAGAGAGGTGTCAGGCATGTATGCCTCTGGGAAATACAGCTCACGGGGCCCAGCTCTTATCCCCCGGATGAAAACCAAGCATCGCATCTACTACATCATCCTCTTCTCTGTGGTGCTGCTCGGATTAATTGCCACTGGGATGTTTCAGTTCTGGCCCCACTCAATCGAATCCACAGCTGACTGGACATTGGACAAACGCAGCGTCCACGACGCGCCTCTGGTCCACCTCCCTTCCTCCAGTCCCATTCCTGAGCGGGGGGACCTCAGCTGTCGCATGCACACCTGTTTTGATGTCTACAGGTGTGGCTACAACCCCAAGAATAGAATCAaggtaactgcattttaaagcaATCCTCTCTAAGTGTTTCCCTTCAATATTTCATGACGTTATTTGTTTTTGGTCAAATTATTAACCATTGTGGACGTGGTTTTCCTCGTAGGTCTACATTTACCCTCTGCAGCGGTTTGTTGATGAATTGGGGGTTCCCATCAGCAACACTGGACTGTCACGAGAATACAATGACCTGCTTAGTGCCATCTCTGATAGTGATTTCTACACTGATGACGTGACCAGGGCCTGTCTCTTCATCCCATCAACCGATGTGCTGAACCAGAATTCCCTGCGAATCCGAGAGACTGCCCAGGCTCTGGCGATGCTACCTAGGTACATGTTTAGCTACAGTCATTAAAAATGAGTTAGTTTTAATCATGCTGTTTAACTGCTTTGACACTTCCTCCTAATGAACCTGTTTCTAAAATGTAACTCATATACGTGTTATTGTCattgttgtaaaaatgtaaatgtggctTTTTAATTCCCAATAGATTGATAAAAGACACTTAACCTATAATTCTTGTGTGTGATTTTGCAGATGGGACAAAGGAATGAATCACCTGCTGTTCAACATGTTACCAGGAGGCCCCCCAGACTACAATACTGCCCTGGATGTGCCCAGAGACAGGTAGGTTTAAATACAGCTTAAAAGTCATCTTAAAATTTCAAGAATGGTTCATTATTATCTGATAATTATCTATATCACGTCTGAAATTACCAATAATATGACACTTCCACaattataaagcacttttttaCCATACCTCCAGCCACTcttcaaatgtataaaatatgaatctgaggaagatgaaagagatatttaaaatacaatatttcctGGGGGCCTTGAGGATACGTTTCAAATGTGGTTGTGTTTACCAGCAAAGAGCCCATGTGTCTCAAGATGTTCTATTGGCTGATGATTGAGGGTGAAGGAGCGTTGGTTTAGGAGCATGCAGCCTTGAGACAATGAACACTATCTTTAGCTGTAAGGAATTTCCTGGGCTCATCCAGCTGGAGTCCATTTGTGATGGTGCCTCATCAGAACCATGTGTGTGACTAACAGTGTGTTTCCATTTTATATTCTCCTCGCCTGAGAATGGAACCGAGTCCGAAATACGTTTTGTCATCTAGTGGACTAACCAGTGATGAATGAAGCAGGTCACCGAGCCACGTTTGTTGCCACTTCATGATTCACATCGGCATAGTTTGTGGCAAAAGTGCTCACAGGAAGCAAAACAACTAATTCACGTATTTGTATTTCAAAGTGTGTTCCTGTAGCTCGTCGCTGTTGAAATCCCCAGTGTGTTGAAGCATTACTACAATCAGGTCCTTGGGTTTCAGAGCGCTGCTTGCTGGAGGTGGGTTCTCGACATGGACCTACAGACAAGGTTATGATGTCAGCATCCCAGTTTACAGCCCACTTTCTGCAGATGTCGAGCTGCCTGAGAGACAGCCTGGGTGAGCACATCTCACATGTGGActcttatattttattttcatgatcaAATAAGTTTATTCCAGACATCATGCAAGATATTTAGAGTGCTTCAAAATATACATAATTGTGGTTAATATCTTTGTATGATAGGTCTGATAAAGGAATTATTTCATCATGGTATCgacaaaaataaattgtgtgCGTCTTCATTCTCCCAGGCCACGGCGCTACTTTATTCTATCTTCTCAAACTGCCATCCACCGAGAGTACCGCGCTGAACTGGAGCGCTTGAAGGAAGAAAATGGAGAAGCGTTGCTCCTCCTGGACAAATGTAGCAACCTCTCCCAGGGCGCCGCCTCTGCACGAAAACGCTGCTACAAGGGGCAGGCGTATGACTACCCACAGATCCTGCAGGTAGGAAACATAACCAATCAAGATAGAAATTACCCCCCCCTGAACTAGATCTAGGATATTGATGTCAAAATCCAGTTTATGTTCCATTACCAGCGAAAGTTTCTCTGTACAATGCATAATCAAATGGCTCATTTCATCCCCTCTACAGGAGTCTTCTTTCTGTGTGGTGTTGCGGGGGGCACGTTTGGGTCAGGCTGCCCTCAGTGACGTGCTGCAGGCTGGCTGTGTCCCCGTCATCCTGGCAGACTCCTACATCCTACCATTCTCTGAAGTACTTGACTGGAAAAGGTCTGAATTAGTCCCGGAACCGTTCAAGTTAAGCAGTTTGACAGCCGGCCATTTTTTGTTCACTGATTTgatgtttctttctctgcacaGGGCATCTGTGGTTATTCCAGAGGAGAAGCTGTCGGAGATGTACACCATCCTCAAG comes from Platichthys flesus chromosome 1, fPlaFle2.1, whole genome shotgun sequence and encodes:
- the ext2 gene encoding exostosin-2, whose amino-acid sequence is MYASGKYSSRGPALIPRMKTKHRIYYIILFSVVLLGLIATGMFQFWPHSIESTADWTLDKRSVHDAPLVHLPSSSPIPERGDLSCRMHTCFDVYRCGYNPKNRIKVYIYPLQRFVDELGVPISNTGLSREYNDLLSAISDSDFYTDDVTRACLFIPSTDVLNQNSLRIRETAQALAMLPRWDKGMNHLLFNMLPGGPPDYNTALDVPRDRALLAGGGFSTWTYRQGYDVSIPVYSPLSADVELPERQPGPRRYFILSSQTAIHREYRAELERLKEENGEALLLLDKCSNLSQGAASARKRCYKGQAYDYPQILQESSFCVVLRGARLGQAALSDVLQAGCVPVILADSYILPFSEVLDWKRASVVIPEEKLSEMYTILKSIPHRQVEEMQRQARWFWQAYFSSMKAIGLTTLQIINDRIYPYAARTYEQWNNPPVVKWSSVNSPLFLPLIPPRAPGFTAVVLTYDRVESLFRVITEISKVPSLAKLLVVWNNQNKSPPEESLWPKIGVPLKVVRTKENKLSNRFFPYDEIETEAVLAIDDDIIMLTSDELQFGYEVWREFPDRLVGYPGRLHLWDHEMGKWKYESEWTNEVSMVLTGAAFYHKYFNYLYTYKMPGDIKNWVDAHMNCEDIAMNFLVANITGKAPIKVTPRKKFKCPECTAIDGLSLDQTHMVERSECINKFASVFGTMPLKVVEHRADPVLYKDDFPEKLKSFPNIGSL